In Elephas maximus indicus isolate mEleMax1 chromosome 7, mEleMax1 primary haplotype, whole genome shotgun sequence, the following proteins share a genomic window:
- the LOC126080351 gene encoding LOW QUALITY PROTEIN: olfactory receptor 5L1-like (The sequence of the model RefSeq protein was modified relative to this genomic sequence to represent the inferred CDS: inserted 1 base in 1 codon), which yields MNQKNCTMVTEFILLGLSDIPELRVFIFLLFLLIYGVTVLGNLGMIALIQVSSPLHTPMYFFLSHLSFVDFCYSTAVVPKMLDNILNKDKAISFVGCTVQFYLFCTCVVTEVTLLAVMAYDRFLAICNPLLYMVIMSQKLRVELVSGCYLCGTVCSLMHLCLALEIPSYRSNVINHYFCDLXPLLSLACSDVSMNELLLFIVATVNEIGTIVIILTSYFFIFITILRMHSAEGRYKAFSTCASHLTAIVVFHGTILFIYCQPSSGKSLDKEKVATVFYTVVIPMLNPLIYSLRNKDVKEAIKKMAAPKIFF from the exons ATGAACCAGAAAAACTGCACCATGGTGACAGagttcattctccttggattatCAGACATCCCGGAGCTGAGAGTCTTCATCTTTCTACTGTTCCTTCTAATTTATGGAGTCACGGTATTGGGTAACCTGGGCATGATAGCATTGATTCAGGTCAGCTCTCCacttcacacccccatgtacttcttcctcagccACTTGTCCTTTGTGGATTTCTGCTACTCCACCGCTGTTGTGCCTAAGATGCTGGACAATATCTTAAACAAGGACAAAGCCATTTCTTTTGTGGGGTGTACTGTACAGTTCTACTTGTTTTGCACATGTGTGGTCACGGAGGTCACACTGTTGGCCGTAATGGCCTATGACAGGTTTTTGGccatctgcaacccactgctgtaCATGGTCATCATGTCCCAGAAGCTCCGTGTAGAGCTGGTGTCTGGCTGCTACCTGTGTGGAACAGTGTGTTCTCTGATGCACTTGTGTTTAGCTCTTGAAATTCCATCCTATCGATCAAATGTGATTAACCACTACTTCTGTGATC CCCCTCTTTTATCTCTTGCCTGCTCTGATGTCTCTATGAATGAACTGCTGCTGTTTATCGTAGCCACTGTCAATGAGATCGGCACCATTGTGATAATCCTCACCTCCTACTTCTTTATTTTCATCACCATTCTGAGGATGCACTCTGCAGAGGGACGGTACAAAGCCTTTTctacctgtgcctcccacctcacAGCCATCGTTGTCTTCCATGGAACAATCCTTTTCATTTATTGCCAGCCTAGTTCAGGTAAGAGTTTGGACAAAGAAAAGGTAGCCACAGTGTTCTACACTGTAGTGATTCCCATGCTGAACCCCCTGATATATAGCCTAAGGAACAAAGATGTGAAGGAAGCTATCAAGAAAATGGCGGCCCCCAAAATATTTTTCTAG
- the LOC126079898 gene encoding olfactory receptor 5L1-like, which translates to MVEENCTVVTEFILQGLSDIPELRVFLFLFFLLIYGITVVGNLGMIALIQVSSQLHTPMYFFLSHLSFVDFCYSTIIVPRTLANIINKDKSISFLECMVQFYLFCAYGITEVNLLAVMAYDRFVAICSPLLYMVIMSQKLRVELMSGCYLCGTVCSLMHLCLALEIPSYQSNVINHFFCDLPPLLSLACSDVSMNELLLYIVATANEIITIVVILTSYLFILITILRMRSAEGRRKVFSTCASHFTAIIVFHVTILFIYCSPSSGNILDTDKIAAVFYTAVIPMLNPLIYSLRNKDVKEAFRKLLGAKKHTVP; encoded by the exons ATGGTGGAGGAAAACTGCACCGTGGTGACAGAGTTTATTCTCCAGGGACTATCAGACATCCCAgagctgagagtcttcctcttcctgtttttccttctAATCTATGGGATCACAGTTGTGGGCAACTTGGGCATGATTGCACTGATTCAGGTCAGCAGTCAgcttcacacccccatgtactttttcctcagccactTATCCTTTGTGGATTTCTGTTACTCCACCATCATTGTGCCTAGGACACTGGCCAATATCATAAACAAGGACAAATCCATTTCCTTCCTGGAATGCATGGTGCAATTCTATTTGTTTTGTGCTTATGGAATCACTGAGGTTAACTTGCTGGCTGTGATGGCCTACGACCGCTTTGTGGCCATCTGCAGCCCACTGCTGTACATGGTCATCATGTCCCAGAAGCTCCGTGTGGAGCTGATGTCTGGCTGCTACCTGTGTGGAACAGTGTGTTCTCTGATGCACTTGTGTTTAGCTCTTGAGATCCCGTCCTATCAATCGAATGTCAttaaccacttcttctgtgatcTACCCCCTCTCTTATCTCTTGCCTGTTCTGATGTCTCTATGAATGAATTGCTTTTGTACATTGTGGCCACTGCCAATGAGATCATCACCATTGTGGTCATCCTCACCTCCTACTTGTTTATTCTCATCACCATCCTGAGGATGCGCTCTGCAGAGGGAAGGCGCAAAGTGTTTTCCACCTGTGCTTCCCACTTCACAGCCATCATTGTCTTTCACGTAacaattcttttcatttattgCAGTCCCAGCTCAGGCAACATTCTGGATACAGACAAGATAGCCGCAGTGTTCTACACTGCAGTGATTCCCATGCTGAACCCcctgatctacagcctgaggaacaaggatgtgaaagaAGCTTTCAGAAAA ctcctgggtg ctaagaagcacactgttccg